The Streptomyces sp. NBC_00344 genome includes a window with the following:
- a CDS encoding S1 family peptidase → MTRTALSALLVLGTWATAGFVPASAAGAPSSPAPQASAGLLSAMQHDLGLTRGRARARLAAERTASAIQGEARHAAGSAYGGSWFDASAGKLTVALTGDARTASVRATGAAVTQVTHSARQLDAVKKRMDAAAAPAGVSSWHVDPRANRVIVDVVASKKNDNDVRNFVARARQAGPVSVEVTPDAAKTLSAGTVGGDPYYTGNVRCSIGFSVNGGFVTAGHCGQAGAAVSGWDGSAVGSFQGSSFPGNDYAWVSVGNGWWTVPVVLGWGTVSDQLVRGSDVAPVGASICRSGSTSHWHCGNVLATNETVNYSQGSVSELTKTSVCAEPGDSGGSFISGDQAQGVTSGGWGNCTSGGETWFQPVNEILNRFGLTLTTA, encoded by the coding sequence TTGACACGTACCGCACTCTCCGCGCTTCTCGTTCTCGGAACCTGGGCGACCGCCGGGTTCGTCCCCGCGTCCGCCGCGGGCGCACCCTCCTCCCCCGCACCCCAGGCATCCGCCGGGCTGCTCTCGGCGATGCAGCACGACCTGGGGCTGACCCGGGGCCGGGCCCGGGCCCGCCTCGCCGCGGAGCGCACGGCCTCGGCGATCCAGGGAGAGGCGCGCCACGCCGCGGGATCGGCCTACGGAGGCTCCTGGTTCGACGCGAGCGCCGGAAAGCTGACCGTCGCCCTCACCGGTGACGCACGGACCGCATCCGTGCGGGCCACCGGAGCGGCCGTCACCCAGGTCACCCACAGCGCACGCCAACTCGACGCCGTGAAGAAGCGGATGGACGCGGCCGCCGCGCCGGCCGGGGTCAGCAGCTGGCACGTGGACCCGCGGGCCAACCGGGTCATCGTGGATGTCGTCGCGTCGAAGAAGAATGACAACGATGTCCGGAACTTCGTCGCCCGCGCGCGACAGGCCGGCCCTGTCTCTGTCGAAGTGACTCCCGACGCGGCGAAAACGCTCTCCGCCGGGACCGTGGGCGGAGACCCGTACTACACGGGCAACGTCCGATGCTCCATCGGCTTCTCGGTGAACGGGGGCTTCGTCACCGCCGGCCACTGCGGTCAGGCGGGCGCCGCGGTGAGCGGCTGGGACGGGAGTGCGGTCGGCAGTTTTCAGGGATCGTCGTTCCCGGGGAACGACTACGCCTGGGTCAGCGTGGGCAACGGCTGGTGGACGGTCCCGGTGGTTCTCGGCTGGGGCACCGTCTCCGATCAGCTGGTGCGCGGTTCCGACGTGGCCCCCGTCGGTGCTTCGATCTGCCGCTCGGGCTCCACATCCCACTGGCACTGCGGGAACGTGCTGGCCACCAACGAGACCGTCAACTACAGCCAGGGTTCGGTCAGCGAACTCACGAAGACCAGTGTCTGCGCGGAGCCCGGCGACTCCGGCGGCTCCTTCATCAGCGGTGACCAGGCCCAGGGCGTGACATCGGGCGGCTGGGGGAACTGCACCAGCGGCGGCGAGACGTGGTTCCAACCGGTCAACGAGATACTCAATCGGTTCGGCCTCACTCTGACCACGGCCTGA
- a CDS encoding cold-shock protein: MASGTVKWFNAEKGFGFIEQDGGGPDVFAHYSNINAQGFRELQEGQKVNFDITQGQKGPQAENIVPA, translated from the coding sequence ATGGCCAGTGGCACCGTTAAGTGGTTCAACGCGGAAAAGGGCTTTGGATTCATCGAGCAGGACGGCGGGGGCCCGGACGTCTTCGCCCACTACTCGAACATCAACGCCCAGGGCTTCCGTGAGCTGCAGGAGGGCCAGAAGGTGAACTTCGACATCACGCAGGGCCAGAAGGGCCCGCAGGCGGAGAACATCGTCCCCGCCTGA
- a CDS encoding MFS transporter — protein MSSTGKSAHRTVTTEVPARLDRLPWSRWHWMIVIGLGTVWILDGLEVTVVGNIASRLSEDGSGLPITDGQVTGLGAALYVAGACAGALFFGWLTDRYGRKKLFLITLAVYLAATAMTALSFSVWWFFLFRFFTGFGIGGEYAAINSAIDELIPSKYRGRVDLIINGSYWLGAMGGALLSVLALNTDIFPKDVGWRLTFALGVVLGLVILLVRRHVPESPRWMFIHEQSEGADRIVSEVEREIEEERGEPLPAPGKAITIEQRRTIAFTEIARTLFRSYPKRAVLGFSLFIGQAFLYNAITFGFGSILVNFFDVSSGSTGYFFAVMALGNFLGPLVLGKLFDTVGRKKMISGTYILSGLLLFLTAWFFDQGHLNATTMTACWCVVLFFASAGASSAYLTVSEIFPMETRALAIAFFYAIGTAAGGISGPLVFSALTSSGVVGDAVLAFSIGAALMVAAGVVALLFAVDAEGKSLEDIASPLSARPAKAAGPSDTPVV, from the coding sequence ATGAGCTCCACCGGAAAGTCCGCGCACAGAACCGTCACCACTGAAGTACCCGCACGTCTCGACCGGCTCCCCTGGTCGCGCTGGCACTGGATGATCGTCATCGGTCTCGGAACCGTCTGGATCCTGGACGGACTGGAAGTCACCGTCGTCGGCAACATCGCCAGCCGGCTGTCGGAGGACGGCAGCGGGCTCCCGATCACCGACGGCCAGGTCACCGGCCTGGGCGCGGCGCTCTATGTGGCCGGCGCGTGCGCGGGCGCCCTGTTCTTCGGATGGCTCACCGACCGCTACGGCCGCAAGAAGCTCTTCCTGATCACCCTTGCGGTCTATCTCGCGGCGACCGCGATGACGGCGCTGTCCTTCTCGGTGTGGTGGTTCTTCCTCTTCCGGTTCTTCACCGGCTTCGGCATCGGCGGGGAGTACGCCGCGATCAACTCCGCCATCGACGAGCTCATTCCCAGCAAGTACCGGGGCCGGGTCGACCTCATCATCAACGGCAGCTACTGGCTGGGCGCCATGGGCGGAGCCCTGCTGTCCGTTCTGGCACTCAACACCGACATCTTCCCCAAGGACGTGGGCTGGCGGCTCACCTTCGCGCTCGGTGTGGTGCTCGGCCTGGTCATTCTGCTGGTCCGCCGCCATGTGCCCGAGAGCCCCCGCTGGATGTTCATCCACGAACAGTCCGAAGGCGCGGACCGGATCGTCTCCGAAGTGGAGCGGGAGATCGAGGAGGAGCGTGGTGAGCCGCTGCCCGCGCCCGGCAAGGCCATCACCATCGAGCAACGCAGAACCATCGCCTTCACGGAGATCGCCAGGACGCTCTTCCGCTCCTATCCGAAGCGCGCCGTGCTGGGTTTCTCGCTCTTCATCGGGCAGGCCTTCCTCTACAACGCCATCACCTTCGGATTCGGCTCGATCCTGGTGAACTTCTTCGACGTGTCCAGCGGCTCGACGGGGTACTTCTTCGCGGTCATGGCGCTCGGCAACTTCCTCGGCCCGCTGGTGCTGGGCAAGCTGTTCGACACCGTGGGACGCAAGAAGATGATCTCGGGAACGTACATTCTCTCCGGGCTGCTGCTCTTCCTCACTGCCTGGTTCTTCGACCAGGGGCATCTCAACGCGACCACGATGACGGCATGCTGGTGTGTGGTGCTGTTCTTCGCCTCGGCCGGCGCGAGTTCCGCGTATCTGACCGTCAGCGAGATCTTTCCCATGGAGACCCGGGCGTTGGCGATCGCCTTTTTCTACGCCATCGGCACCGCGGCGGGCGGTATCTCGGGCCCGCTGGTGTTCTCCGCCCTCACATCGAGCGGTGTGGTGGGCGATGCCGTCCTGGCGTTCTCCATCGGCGCCGCGCTGATGGTTGCCGCGGGAGTCGTCGCCCTTCTCTTCGCCGTCGACGCGGAAGGCAAGTCGCTGGAGGACATCGCGAGCCCGCTGTCCGCCCGCCCGGCGAAGGCGGCCGGCCCGTCCGACACTCCCGTCGTCTGA
- a CDS encoding DNA polymerase ligase N-terminal domain-containing protein: protein MSDDDALRIYRGKRHFDATPEPQGASGPDRGDALSFVVQIHDARRMHFDFRLEVDGVLKSWAVPKGPSAVPRDKRLAVPTEDHPLEYRDFEGLIADGEYGAGTVIVWDEGTYRPLSHDRRGRPVPFGQSLERGHATFRLDGRKLHGEYALTRFHGGGDSSEPEAWLLIKAKEKSAARAGRTAQGGARAADHGSPDPRRARSVRTGRTLRQVADSAGQHDGP from the coding sequence ATGAGTGACGACGACGCTCTGCGGATCTACCGGGGGAAGCGGCACTTCGACGCGACGCCGGAACCACAAGGCGCCAGTGGGCCCGACAGGGGCGACGCGCTCTCGTTCGTGGTGCAGATCCACGACGCGCGCCGGATGCACTTCGACTTCCGGCTGGAGGTGGACGGTGTGCTGAAATCCTGGGCCGTACCGAAGGGGCCGTCCGCCGTGCCCCGCGACAAGCGCCTCGCCGTGCCGACCGAGGACCATCCGCTGGAATACCGGGACTTCGAAGGCCTCATCGCTGACGGCGAGTACGGCGCCGGAACGGTCATCGTCTGGGACGAGGGCACCTACCGCCCCCTCAGCCACGACCGGCGGGGCCGTCCGGTCCCGTTCGGTCAGTCCCTGGAACGCGGACATGCGACCTTCCGTCTCGACGGGAGGAAACTGCACGGCGAGTACGCGCTCACCCGTTTCCACGGCGGCGGCGACAGCTCCGAGCCCGAGGCGTGGCTGCTGATCAAGGCGAAGGAGAAGTCCGCCGCGCGGGCCGGGCGGACGGCGCAGGGCGGCGCCAGGGCCGCGGACCACGGCTCACCGGACCCCCGGCGCGCGCGGTCGGTGCGTACCGGGCGCACTCTGCGGCAGGTCGCCGACAGTGCGGGGCAGCACGACGGTCCCTGA